CTATGTAATCATAAAGTATTATAGTATATCTCTTTATATATTTTTTATTATGCGATAAATATTAGATTAAAAGTGATACATGTAAGATTATTAACACTTTTAATTTAGATACTAAGCAGATGCCCTAGATGTTCATTTACAAGACTTTCACATATTGAAACTTCTTTAAGACTAAATTCACGAACTTTACCGATTGATACTATACATATGATACCTTCAACTTTATCTTCATTGATAATTGGAACAACAATAATACTGTCAACCCCAAAAAGAAAAAATGCATTGGCTGAAAGCGGATCATTATTAGTATCATTTATAAATACAGGCTTCTTTGTATTTATAACCTGCAATAACATTTCAGTTTCACTGATATAAACAGGGTTTTCAGCATGGACTTTCTTCCATTTTTCAATTCCAAGGATGTCAGTATTAGTTTTGTAAATAGGCTTTAATCTACCATCTTCAATTTTATGATAACCTATATCTTTAATACCTGTTGCCTCTGTTATCCTCTCAAATAACAGATCTAAATATTTCATTTGTTTCTCACCCCTTCCATTGTTATTTAAATATTATGTTTCAAGGTTTTACTATCAATTACTACTAATAAATGAAAATAAAGTATTTACATAATACTATCATACTAGTAGAAAATTGTAAATATTATGTCATATTTTAAAGAAATACATACAAATTACAAATTCAGGACAGAGCAAAATTACCAAGTGCTTTTGCAACATAGATGGTTGTCATTGAAAATTGTTATGTAGCATAAAACCATATTTTTCTAGACGGTACAAAAAAACCAGGAATATTAGAGTAACATTCCTGGCTACATTATTGAATAAAAATATTAATTTGTAAATTATAGTAAATTTCGGTATATTCCCACAACTCATGTCGATTTATATCAGAGTTTTATGTTCACTAATTTTGGTAACATAAAAATATTACAGAGACAAAATCCTGCTGAGCTTGATGAGATCATCTTCAATTTCTTTCTTCATATCCAATGCCTCATTGATTTCGATATCCACAACTCTGTTATCCCTTAATGTAATTACGCGATTGCCGATACCATCCTTTAGAAGCTCCACAGCCTTAGCTCCCATCTTCCCTGCCATTACTCTGTCATACACGGTAGGACTTCCACCTCTTTGAATATGTCCGAGTATAGTTGCCCTTGATTCAATTCCTGTTATTTTTTCTATCTCTTTTGCAACATCCAATGCACCACCGACACCCTCGGCAACTATGACTATGTAGTGCTTCTTACCACGGTTACGGCCTTCGATGATAGGTTTTATTATATCTTTGTCAAATTCAAACTTCTTTTCGGGCAACAGTACTACTTCTGCACCGCATGCAATACCCACGTTTAATGCTATATAGCCTGCCTTACGACCCATAACTTCCAGGACACTGCAGCGTTCATGAGAATATGCAGTATCACGTATTTTGTCCAGTGCATCCTGAACCGTATTTAAAGCCGTATCATAACCGATTGTGTATTCGGAACAGCCAATATCGTTATCTATTGTTCCGGGAATACCTATAACCTTCAAACCATGAGCACTTAGATCCTTTGCTCCACGAAATGATCCGTCTCCGCCAATTACTACAATAGAATCAAGCCCAAATACTCTGGCCATGGCAGCAGCTTGCTGAATTCCTTCTTCTGTCTTAAACTGTAAGCAGCGGGCTGTCTGCAGCACTGTACCTCCACGGTGAACTATATCCGATACACTTCTTAGTGACATTTCAAATATATCCCCATTGATAAGACCATTATAACCCTTGCGAATTCCCATTACCTTAAAACCATAATGAATACCTGATCTTACTACTGCTCTAATGGCAGCATTCATCCCAGGTGCATCTCCACCACTTGTAAGCACTCCGATACTTCTTATATTTTCCATTCTAGTTACCTCCCGCCCTAATGCTCATAATACTGATACTTTCAGCATCAAACATCTTTAGTTTTTTCTTTTTTTGATATAATAACACATTATTCTGCTTAAAACTATATGTTTTGAAATATTCGCTCTACATTTTATTGGAATACAAATAGGAGGATATATTTACCTGACCCATACCCCATTTTGTAGACACATGGAACATAGGGTATAATAAAACAAAAGGAAGGTGTGTCGGAGATGGGAAAAGTTTATGACCAGGCGTATAAGACTGAGATATGTAAAAGGATAGTTGAAGGTGGTGAAACAGTATCGTTTGTTTCCAAAGAAATAGGTATAAGAGATACAACAATATATGGATGGGTATCAAGATACAGTAAAAACAGTGAGAAGCCATTTGTTGGTAGTGGTCATATAAAACCAGAAGATGAAGTATTTAAAAAGCTACAAAGGGAAATTAAAGAGCTTAAGGAAGAAAATGAGATATTAAAAAAGGCGGCAGCTTACTTCGCAAAAAATCAAAAGTAGAAATATACAAGTTTATTAAAGCTGAATCGTCAAATTACAGGATAGCGAAGCTATGCAAAGTGCTTGAAGTTAAAAGAAGCGGTTATTATGCATGGGATAAACGTCCAGAGAGTAAAAGAAGTATTAGGGAAAGAAATCTCACAGAACTTGTAAAGAAGAGTTTTATGAAAATAAGCAGATTCCGGGGTCTGCAAAAATAGCAGAAAGGCTTAGCAAACCAGAATCACCAGTAAATCGAAAAACAGTTGCAAAGATAATGAGGAATAATGGCTTGAAGTCTAAAGTAGTGAAGAAGTACAAAGCTACAACAAACTCTAACCACAATTTACCTGTGGCTGAAAACATACTAAACAGAGATTTTTATGCTAAAAATCCTAATGAGAAATGGGTAAGTGATATAACATATATACCAACTGATGAAGGATGGCTTTATTTAGCTGGCATAGTTGATTTGTGTGGGCATGAGGTAGTTGGATGGGCAATGGGTGAACGTATGACAAAGGATCTTGTTATAAGGTGCCTAAACCAAGCAAGAGGCAGACGGGCCAACCCGAAGGGAGTATTAATACACTCGGATTTGGGAAGCCAGTATTGTAGTAATGAATACCAGCAACTTTTAAAGAAGCATGATTTTATTTGTTCTATGAGCAGGAAAGGTAACTGCTGGGACAATGCACCAATGGAAAGTTTCTGGGGAAAATTGAAGCAGGAATGACTAAATGAACAGCATTTTAAGACAC
The genomic region above belongs to Pseudobacteroides sp. and contains:
- a CDS encoding GAF domain-containing protein codes for the protein MKYLDLLFERITEATGIKDIGYHKIEDGRLKPIYKTNTDILGIEKWKKVHAENPVYISETEMLLQVINTKKPVFINDTNNDPLSANAFFLFGVDSIIVVPIINEDKVEGIICIVSIGKVREFSLKEVSICESLVNEHLGHLLSI
- the pfkA gene encoding 6-phosphofructokinase, translating into MENIRSIGVLTSGGDAPGMNAAIRAVVRSGIHYGFKVMGIRKGYNGLINGDIFEMSLRSVSDIVHRGGTVLQTARCLQFKTEEGIQQAAAMARVFGLDSIVVIGGDGSFRGAKDLSAHGLKVIGIPGTIDNDIGCSEYTIGYDTALNTVQDALDKIRDTAYSHERCSVLEVMGRKAGYIALNVGIACGAEVVLLPEKKFEFDKDIIKPIIEGRNRGKKHYIVIVAEGVGGALDVAKEIEKITGIESRATILGHIQRGGSPTVYDRVMAGKMGAKAVELLKDGIGNRVITLRDNRVVDIEINEALDMKKEIEDDLIKLSRILSL